From the genome of Actinomycetota bacterium:
GCTGCGACACGAACTCGGTCTGCACCAGCGCCACCACCCCGTCCATCATCTCAGCCTTGCCGCCGGGCACGTGGTGATACAGCGACATGGCCTCCACGCCGAGCTCGGATGCCACCGCCCGCATGCTGCAGCCCTGCACGCCCGACTCGTCGATCACCGCGAGCGCGGCTTCCACCACGCGCTCCCGGGAGAGGGGCTCGCGCTCGTTCACGGCTGCGGCTCCCCGTGACCATTGGAGGGGTCGCCACCCCGGCGGCGGTCACCGCGACGGCCGGCGTCACGGTGGCGGACGCGCGTGAAGAAGTACGTGATGCCCGCGCCGAACAGGGCCGCGATGACAATCACCACGATGAGGCTGGTGGAGGTGTCGAACACCCACCACGTCACCTCCACCTGCTGCGCGTTCGCGATGATGAACCACACGAGGAGGACTCCCGCGGCGATGCCGAGGATGGCCTTCCAGTTGGTGTCGCCCCGCCGATCGGGCGGGCTGCGGTCAGCGGACATCAACCCTCCTGAGGGGGTGGTGTGCCGAGGATACTGTCGACCGCGGTCGCGGGGTCGATTTCCCGGGCGATCACGCGCGATGCAAGGGCGTCGAGCGCGGCGTCGTCCGCGCGCTCGACGAGGTCGCGGGCCAGGCGCTCCAGCGCCAGCGAGCGCAGGTTGCGGCGCATGCCGTCGCGGGCACGCGCATTGGCCAGCCCGGACGCCGCCAGGTTGGCGCGATGCCGCTCCACGGCGCCCCAGGCATCGTCCACCCCCTGCTCATCCAGCGCCTGGGTGAGCACCACCGGCGGCAGCCAGCCGTCGGTGGGCACCAGCGTGAGGGCCGACTCCACCTCGCCGGCGAGGACATCTGCGCCCGGGCGGTCGCGCTTGTTGATGACGATCACGTCGGGGATCTCCATCACGCCGGCCTTGATCGCCTGGATCGCATCTCCGCTGCCGGGCATGAGCACCAGCACCACGGTGTGGGTGAGCGCCTGCACCTCCACCTCGTTCTGGCCGGCGCCCACGGTCTCGACGATCACCACGTCGAACCCGGCGGCGTCGAGGATGGTCATGGCGTCCCCCGTGGCCTCGGCGAGGCCGCCCAGGTGACCGCGGCTGGCCATCGAGCGGATGAACACGCCCTCGTCGAGGAAGTGGTCCCCTAGCCGGATGCGGTCGCCCAGCACGGCGCCGCGGGTGAACGGGCTGGTGGGATCGACGCTGACGATGGCCACGGTGAGCCCGCGCTCGCGCAGCAGGCGCACGATCGCCGCCGACAGGGTGCTCTTCCCCGCCCCCGGTGATCCGGTGATGCCCACGCGCATGGCCGTGCCGGCCCGGGGATGCAGCAGGCGCATCACCTCACGGCCCTCCGGCCCGAGCGACTCGGCCATCGAGATGGCGCGGCCGATGGCGCGGCGGCGGCCGGCCAGCACGCCGTTTGCCACCTCGGCGGGGGTCATGCGGGCGGCCCCGGCATCAGGCCAC
Proteins encoded in this window:
- the meaB gene encoding methylmalonyl Co-A mutase-associated GTPase MeaB; this encodes MTPAEVANGVLAGRRRAIGRAISMAESLGPEGREVMRLLHPRAGTAMRVGITGSPGAGKSTLSAAIVRLLRERGLTVAIVSVDPTSPFTRGAVLGDRIRLGDHFLDEGVFIRSMASRGHLGGLAEATGDAMTILDAAGFDVVIVETVGAGQNEVEVQALTHTVVLVLMPGSGDAIQAIKAGVMEIPDVIVINKRDRPGADVLAGEVESALTLVPTDGWLPPVVLTQALDEQGVDDAWGAVERHRANLAASGLANARARDGMRRNLRSLALERLARDLVERADDAALDALASRVIAREIDPATAVDSILGTPPPQEG
- a CDS encoding LapA family protein; this translates as MSADRSPPDRRGDTNWKAILGIAAGVLLVWFIIANAQQVEVTWWVFDTSTSLIVVIVIAALFGAGITYFFTRVRHRDAGRRGDRRRGGDPSNGHGEPQP